In Mycteria americana isolate JAX WOST 10 ecotype Jacksonville Zoo and Gardens chromosome 21, USCA_MyAme_1.0, whole genome shotgun sequence, the genomic stretch GCCTTCAAGAACATCAGAGAAAAACGCAGTAATAAAACCAAGGCTTTCTTGTTTGAGGTACAAGACTGAAGCACTGCATTATTTAATGAGAAGATTAGGGGTCTCAAGTACCCCaaatcaggaagagaaaaaaaatgagttagCATCTGTTTAAAACTGCCCCTTTTTCAAAGAACACAGTCAGACAGGATTCTCCTAGATTAATGCCTGTTAGTATGGCAGGCTGCTATcaccagaaataaaaaggaacagtGCTAACCCATCCAGGAAGCTGGACGCTTTATGGGGATAGAAGAACCAAGAAGTGTAGGCCATCTGCACCACAGCCTGATTTAAGCTGTGTTTTCCACAATACTGTGAAACATATGCTCTTTAACTGGCCTTTAGGATTTCACTTAATGGCAAACCACTCTACAATGAACAGAAACAAGTCCTCTTTAGCCATGAGCCAGAAGCTTCTTATGAAGAAGTGTCCCATGAAGCCTTAACCTGGTGGATTAGGTAGTTTAATGACAGCTGGCGCTTTCACCTCTAGAGCATTTAAGAGCAGATATACCTGGAGTGTATACACGTGTTTCAGTACTTCAGACACATACCAAGTAGTACTTCTTGCTCTTAGGTGTGTACTCTGGATCCCACTCCTCATCTCTGTTTCGCTTCTGGAAGTCATTGTTGCCACCACTGTTGCTGTTATTGTTGCCTGAGAAGTTGCCTCTGCCCCAtcctctccctcttgctctgaactgctgcaacagcaaaacatggaagaaaaataaaacgaTTGTGGCAGCAgtgccctcccacccccagacAGCTTCCAGAGCTACCAAGAGATACAACATCATTTCTCTACCATCCAAGAACACCTTTAACCCATCATGAAAATAAGAGTACATTTTTAGGGTTTTCTAGCTCATCTGATCACACAATGCATCACAGTTTCTACAAAGCTGTTTAAGATCACGTAGAGGTACTTCCAGAGCACCCAAGAGAAAGCACGTGACAAACACAATACGCACATAAGACATCTATGTAGCTAAGGCACAAGAATTGCAAACAGTAAGTGTGGTTATGGCCAGATGAGTCACTTTGGTAGCCTAACCCAAACTGACTGATGCACATCACGCTGCCCATCGGGGTTGCTCAGCAATGACTAACGCACAAAAGCTTCCAGGCTTGATTCTGCTCCATACATCTTGAGTTCAACTGCCCAGACTATATTCTCAGCACCCTAGTTTATGCTCTAGACCTGGAGCAATCATATTCTGGCTCATCGTCCACAACCAGCCAACGTGCCAACTGTGAAAGAGCGATACACAATGGCCACTTTTTGACTGCTTTGGGAATTGAtactcggggcgggggggtggggtggagaacACTTACAAAGGTCCCTCTGGCTCTTCCTCTCTCATTTGGACCAGTGAATTCTTTAGTCCCAAGTCGGGACTTGTCAAAGCCTGTGgtgctttcctccctctcctcagtCTCCTCGGGATATTCCTCTGCTTTGACTGAATGAGAGGACCGTGAAGATGACGAACTGGATCTGGATCTCTCACGTACCCGTCGGTGTTTCCTGTTTCAGTGACAGGAAACGGAGGTCAGGGGGACACCAACGGGGTTAATAACTCAGTCGTGACTTGTTTGCTACAGAACCATTTCTTGATCACTCCCCTATCAATGCAACGCTCTCCTTTTCCTACTACGAAAAGGAAGAGCCGTAGTAAGAGCTCAGGATCAGCTACAACACGCAGATCTAACACAGGGCCCAAGTCTCCTCCAGAAATAAGTTGTTGCTTCTTTCTCAGATGTTTACACCATCTACTATGAGATAAGCATGCATCTACAGAGTTTTAgtcaaacagaaaattaatctAATAGAAAAGGATTAAATTAACATTAAAGCAAAGTCATTTAAACATGGCTGTTCTCTATAACACAAcaggaacaagaaggaaaagtgaCTCACCCATTCTGACACATGGAGCCTTCTCATTTACCTTTAACAATTATTTAGTGTTTCAGATAGATATAATGATATCAAGAAGACACGCAGAGGAATAATTCACGCCACTGGAGGAGTTTATGTCAAAAGGTATACAACGGTATGTAGACGATGTCGTCTCCAACCTTAATAGCAGAAATatgaaaggcagaaggaaatggcTATTAGGTTTCCTACATACTTTTTCTTTGAGCCTTTGTGACTTTTCTCCGTTTTCTCAGTTGATCTTTCCCTTGAGTGACTTGAATCTCTTGAGTCCACCGATTCTCTGGATTTATCGCGTTTAAGATCTCTTTCCTTATGTTTTTTACGGCGTTCAATATCAAGGCGCAGGTCAACAGGGTCGTCCTTATATTTCCCTTCAGCCTACAAatgcagggaagaggggaaagtTTAATACAAAGGTTTACAGTGCACAAGTTCAGCACCATTACTTTGCTATTGACTGCACAGACTTCTGGAGAATAGGAGTTTATCTGAATACTAATCAATAATCCATTTTAAGATGTAAAATAATGCActattaaaataagtttttaatttGTCAGACTTCAATTTTCCTACTGCTTTTTAAGATCActgctttttaacttttattcTCCTCTTTTAAACAGCATTAGAATAACCTGGTAATAGGGGAGGGAGAAACACAGAAGCTGACACTTATTGTACACCACAGCCAGTGAGAGATGAGAACAACTTGGAAACCCAGTCCAACTGATTACGTATCAGAACTACAGCATGTCAAAAATGTCTAACAGCCCGTGGACGTTTGTCACTGAACAGCAGCATGCTCGCTATCCTGCTGACAGACATCATCTAGCAGGGCGGAAGGAATTTTAATCACCAGGTCTGGAAACAGTACTTAAGCAGAAGCAAAAGCTGTTTGCTGCTTGGAGATACCCAAGACAGTGATTACTGATCAAAGTGGTAAGAGATGGAGGCCACTGAAATGCAGCAACCAAGTGCATCTGGGACAATGCCAACATCCCACTGATACGTAGCCTTTAACACGTCTGTCAAGAAGATTTACTCTGTGGCAGACGTCACCTGTAGCACTCCTTCCCCCTCGACTGGAAGGCGCCACGTGAAAGGTGCCAAGAAGTCACCACAGACAGAAGTATGCGTTTCGCCACATAATCCTAGCACGTCTACTAATGCAAGCTACCCCTGGTGTTTCACAAAGCAAAAACCAACCAGCTGTATGGAAAACAGTCAACAActaggttgttttggttttttttccattgttaatttaaaaaaatctggtaacGCTTGCTTTGAGATCTATTTAAATCGCTGCTTAAATAATGGATTAAGAtagtttctttggaaaatgagaaGTTGTGTTACCTGCGTATACTTTAAGACCAGTGGTACCTGGATGAGATTCTGCTGACTGCACATACAGGAGCAGCAAATTGACAGTGGCTGTGGTTCTGACAAACATTTAACCAAGTAGCAGTACGTCTGCGGGAAGCCTGTACACGATGTTGCTAGCAACAACATACAGCCTCCACGGCCGTGCTCAGCGATTGCTACTTTATTTACACAATACTAATCTTGGGAACTGTATGACTTGATATGCAACATACATCATATTAATCGTCTTGAATTAAATACAAAAGGATTAGTAATTCTCTAGCTATTAAATTTTTTACTTACATGAGTTTCTaaacacttttttgtttaaataaatatgtcATATAACGCAGGAGTGAGAGCAGGcgttttgttttggtattttgctCTTCTACTTTCCCCAGGCAAAGAGCTTTAATTTCTACTCTGAGAATAAAACTGCTCCCAACACGATGGATGACAGATAAGTGACAAAATCAGCAGCAGCTCCCTTATGTGGTACAGCAAACACCTATTTGGGTTTGTGAGGGCACGTCTGTTTCACGGAAGGCTGGCGAGCTGTTTGGAAACCACGTTTATAATACACTCTGCCAAGCTGATGCTCAGAGTTCAggcccatcaaatccatctcacCATCGTCCATGTCAAGCCACAAGTGTGTTTGGAAAAAATCgaaaacaaatatgaaacaaGTAAGGTTTCAGCAGGACTGTTTAAAATCTCTTCAACGTTCAACGTAAATATGTATGAAGGTGAATAAACAAAGGTTAAAATCCCAAACATTTTACGTTAAGCCATTTTTATGATTGTTTACAGTGAGTGCAATGGCTTAACATTCATCTACTCAGAAAAGCTAATATACTAAATTCCAAATGGTCTGGATCTACTAAAACAAGTGCTGAATGTTAAAGTAACAGCAATCAACAGAAATGGTACAGTAAGTTGTTAGAACAAAATTTATAATCTGCTTAATAGTGTATTTGGTTTAGATAAGTATTTAGTTTTACTTTCCTCTTTTTGACATGCATGTCTTTTTGAAAACATGGTTGGAAATATTGCATGTATACAATTGATTTAATAATActtacaagcagaaaaatatcacaaaaagtCTCTTCTCTCATCATGGGCACTTGTTCCAAAAATCCTCTCTTTTTTCTCAAGCTCACCTCAATTGACTTTGGGGTCATTTACCATAGTCTAACCACTTCACAAAGGTTGttgatacatttttaataaaaattaaccCTTTGTAGTTCATTTTTAGAATTATGcccatccttaaaagaaaaacacaaacttAAGTAGAgagtaatttaaacaaaaacatcacTGTTAAGTTCATGCCCAATGCACTCATTTTGTTGAATTAAACTAATCAGAGTAACAGTTCACCTTGAAGCCAGGGTCTCTGGAACTTTTCGTTTCCTCTTGAGAGAATCCATGTTTTCTAAAAGTACTGGGAGATATATCTATCCTCCTAAAAGTAAAGAAAGTATAGATATAATCTTGCTCGTAAGAAGAATCTGAAGTTTTTAGATCAAATGTCATTTAAAGCAGACCAATTTTTTCCAAAGGTACTCAAAACTctccatatttttccatttttttgctgAAGCTAGTTATAGATATACTTGAATTATTCTGGAATCATTCCAGAGTTTAagagaaggaaatctgaaatACCCCTGAAATGTTAGACAGTGTCTAATGGCACCAACCTGTGGATTTCAGGGCTCTTTTTGTTTTTAGCTGCATCTTGTTCCATTCCTTTCTTTAGATATTTGGTAAAGCGTTCATTCAGTGTCATTCCTGAAGACCCAAAGTGATGCTCTGTTGGGGGTTTGAGTAAACAATGCCAAAATATTAATACCTTTTTTGTAAAAAGACAAAGCGCATCAGTCCTACAGCTTGGTCAAATTCAGATGGAGGACACGTGAAGCACGCTGGTGAACAGCTCTAACTAATGCTGCTGACAAATTTCAGTTTCAATCTTGAACTTAACAATTTTATTCAAGCGAGTCACAAATTCACTAGAATACACAAATTCTAAGTCACAGTCTCTCCAAATACTGCTCAAGTGAAAACAAGAATGCCTCTTCTGCCTTTCCAGAAGAAAAgtcatttctgtaaataaagacGACTCCCAGTCAGGCTGCTATTCTCATCTATGGCATATCTGCTGGAAAACAACTCTTTCAGCATTAACTAGGGTACATGAAACCCACTTATTTGGGCAAGGGAGGAGTGAACCTTCATCTGAGGATACATGGACTTCTGACCTACCTCTTACATGATGGACGATAGTCACTATATGTTGAGCAAACAGTTCAGAAGGACTTCGTTGAGACTGAGCAGACTGAATATGATGGAAAATCGAACGAaattcttgctcttttttgttgctgtgtaCAAGGTCACGACACAGCTTGCGTTCCTGAGCCAATATGCCACTTGGACTAGAAAAAGAACAGACCATGTGAAATAGAAGAACAGGGTAAAGGGAAGCAGTTGAAAATGACTAATGTTTCAGAAGTTGGAAGctgattacatttttttatgtaGTACTATGAAGGCACCTAAGAACATTCAATAGCATGAGCAGGACGCTTATTTAAACATCTCTAACACACACTGATCTAGGTTACTGTAGTAATTCAGGTCACTTGTTATTCTGTATTTGGAGGGCTGTGCAGGTATTAAACCCTGACATCCTGTGAAACACGAGCCCATTCTTACACCACTAGCTGGCTGTGATCTTTTGCTACTGTTCCTGAATTCTGGATTAACCTCTAACATCCCACAGAGCATATTAACACTTACTGGCTACTGCtgtacaaatgtattttctggaaTAACTTTTCCCTGTCTTAAGATTTCTGGAAGCAATGCTGAAGTGGCTCTCCGAGCTTCCTAGAGTTTCAGTAATGCTATGTCGAGAGTAAGAGTAGTTAAACACACTCCAGAGAATCAAATGCCGTTTAAGCGGCACTGTAACATTACCGTACCACCAAGCTTCTAGCAGCAAGAAGCCAGAGTACCTAACTCTTTCCAGAGCCCAGTGTAGCGTGGAACTTGATGCAGAAGCATTTACGTTCTGAACTAATCTTACATCTAGTCAGAAAAGACTAGGAAACATTGTTTAACATTCATGCTATACTTCACCATCTGCAAACTGGTAACCCCTCTAACCTCCCACCACAAAAAAAGGGTCACACGAGTATTataatgccagaaaaaaaattaacctctATCTCCAAAAAATGCAGATTGTGATGCAGTATTATTTAGCCTTCCTCACACTTGGTAAGCATATGAGATCtcaggaagagaaacaggaaaaccCCCACTATTTAGACTtcttaaaacacagcaaatactTACCGTGCAAGATCTTCATCAAAGGAATCCATTCGAATATTGACCTGGGCCTCACGAGTAATGGAAAAGGAGGATTTGCCAGGAGCCAGCCCCTCTACTTTGGTGCCTGGTTTCTCCTTTACCTCAGAAGCCTTCCTTGGTGGGGGGGAAGAACTTTTTTCCTGGCTTGATTTGTAAGTGGTCACTCTAAAATTCTTTTCAGGAACAAAACCCCTGTGACCTGGTTCAGCTCTCTTGGATGCtggtctctcttctttttttgatcTTTCAGAATAGCTTTCCTCCTCCATTTCATCaggtttcctttgcttctcttttccggGTGGCAAGAACACCACGCCTTCCCATTTTCCTGGCCTATCCTCCTCTTGACTTTTACTTGAAGTTGCTACGACTTTAGACATAAATTTGGGCTCATCATCAAATTCCGAATCTTTTCGGCCCTTTgccttgtctttcttttcctgctcatCTGTTTCCTCTTTGCCATAATGACTTTCCTTGTGGAACTCCGGGACCTTTAGCTTGTCAAAGTCATCCCGGAACTTGTACCGCTTGGGTGACTGGCTGCCGCGGTATCCCTTCTCGGAGTCGGCTTTGGATGCATAGGAGTCAGATTTTGCCTTTCCGTCTGTTGATCCCAACTCAGAgaaattccctttttctttagttttttctttttcaacatttgttactttctgttctttgtctttcCCATTCTCAGTCTTCTGCTCTTCCAGATACCTGTTCATAAAACAGACATTACAGTAGTTCTCTTATTAAAAATCAAAGAGGTTAATACTTCAGTTGAAAGCAGTCAAATTTTAGAGAACACCAAGCTATGCACGTACAAAAAGCTGTCTCTAGGCCCTAAAATAGTTAAAATGCAAAGCAGATTACTCAGCCTGCATTTAGACTTTTAGTTCTCAATAAATTCAGCAAATGTAGAAGAAAATGGATATGCAGAACTGATGAAATGAGGcttaagaacaaataaaaaacagctTACCCACAgattcattttaaggaaaatagtAACATCTTACCCAATCGCTTTATTTACTTACAAACCTGGTTCAGGAGAACAACACATCAAAACTTTCAAACTGGGCTGTTCTGCTTTAAACAACACACTGGAAATAAAAGCCTCAAAAGCTACTTCAAATTTTGGATGCAAGTTTCATAGGTAAGCTAAATATTTCATGACAGactgtaaatacaaataaaagcaaaaaggttAACAGAGGAGAATACTTATTTTGCTGGGAGAAGACAAAACACTTCTAGTGAGAACAACCATTTAGCTAGTTTAAAGCATCAGAACtatgttttaaagcattcatTAAGCAAAACCCTAGCTTTGAGGAAACAGCAGTAAAGCCCAAGGACATTAGTTCAGTGCTTTGGAAAGCCCAAGCAAgagttacagctttttttttgccttttttttttttttttttaatttcagacatCCTTGACAGAGAATCAGttcaaaacaactttaaaaataataaaagattttaaaacttgtGAATGCTACtgtgtcttttaaaacaaagtgtcACCTTCAGGCACGAATCTGCAGTGGActaacaaagcaaacagaaacatGGTAAGTTGATGCCTTTTGTATGGAAGGATGTCTTCATTTTAGTGATGATCTTGGTGCTTTTGTTTCTTGTACTACCCACATACACAGGCAAAAGCATTGCAGCTACACCTGCTTTAGGCTGCTTGCAGCAGGACATGCAGtaagatttaattaaattttgctaATTTATAATATCTAATGCAATTCAAGAATGGATTACTAAAAAAATGCCTTTAACTGAAAAGTAAATAACTTAGCAATGCAAGCTTCCAGTGTGCACTGTTAGGTTGCTAGAAAATCTCATCAGGCACATCTTCACTTCAAGTGTTCACAAGCTATGAACATTTTTGCAGGGAACCTATGCATTCTTTAGAACTATCCAAGTCAGAAAACTAACTCCAACTTCCTACAACACAGGGCCAGGTCTGTATTTTGTTCTATACTTTAGACAGCACCAGGCCTAAACAGCTGGCAGCTTGCTAGCATGGCACCCTGCACACAGTGGGGCCTCATTCCAGCTGGAGCCTGCACACACACCGAGAACCCTCACAGTGCTCATAGAGAGCCCTACACATGCAAGCTGGCTTGTCAAAAAACACTGCAGCACAAGGAAATGCATCACTTGCCTTTTTGAGAAGGCTCCTCCTCCAGGAGCTGTGGTTTCCTCCT encodes the following:
- the THRAP3 gene encoding thyroid hormone receptor-associated protein 3 isoform X1; the encoded protein is MSKTNKSKSGSRSSRSRSGSRSRSRSFSKSRSRSRSVSRSRKRRLSSRSRSRSYSPSHNRERNHPRVYQNRDFRGHNRGYRRPYYFRGRNRGFYPWGQYNRGGYGNYRSNWQNYRQAYSPRRGRSRSRSPKRRSPSPRSRSHSRNSDKSSSDRSRRSSSSRSSSNHSRVESSKRKSGKEKKSSSKDARSSQAAGDNQGDESKEQPFSGAVAQDVKASEGSKPWQDVTTYGTSSASRASVSELSPRERSPALKSPLQSVVVRRRSPRPSPLQKSSPPLSNPSQMSSALQSSSTSFQAGSHQSPFDHGSAGLSPTRKSPVCKSPTPISSIYSTSQKEETTAPGGGAFSKRYLEEQKTENGKDKEQKVTNVEKEKTKEKGNFSELGSTDGKAKSDSYASKADSEKGYRGSQSPKRYKFRDDFDKLKVPEFHKESHYGKEETDEQEKKDKAKGRKDSEFDDEPKFMSKVVATSSKSQEEDRPGKWEGVVFLPPGKEKQRKPDEMEEESYSERSKKEERPASKRAEPGHRGFVPEKNFRVTTYKSSQEKSSSPPPRKASEVKEKPGTKVEGLAPGKSSFSITREAQVNIRMDSFDEDLARPSGILAQERKLCRDLVHSNKKEQEFRSIFHHIQSAQSQRSPSELFAQHIVTIVHHVREHHFGSSGMTLNERFTKYLKKGMEQDAAKNKKSPEIHRRIDISPSTFRKHGFSQEETKSSRDPGFKAEGKYKDDPVDLRLDIERRKKHKERDLKRDKSRESVDSRDSSHSRERSTEKTEKSHKGSKKKKHRRVRERSRSSSSSSRSSHSVKAEEYPEETEEREESTTGFDKSRLGTKEFTGPNERGRARGTFQFRARGRGWGRGNFSGNNNSNSGGNNDFQKRNRDEEWDPEYTPKSKKYYLHDDREGEGADKWVNRGRGRGAFPRGRGRFMFRKSSTSPKWAHDKFSGEEGEIEDDESGTENREEKDTLQTTAE
- the THRAP3 gene encoding thyroid hormone receptor-associated protein 3 isoform X2, yielding MSKTNKSKSGSRSSRSRSGSRSRSRSFSKSRSRSRSVSRSRKRRLSSRSRSRSYSPSHNRERNHPRVYQNRDFRGHNRGYRRPYYFRGRNRGFYPWGQYNRGGYGNYRSNWQNYRQAYSPRRGRSRSRSPKRRSPSPRSRSHSRNSDKSSSDRSRRSSSSRSSSNHSRVESSKRKSGKEKKSSSKDARSSQAAGDNQGDESKEQPFSGAVAQDVKASEGSKPWQDVTTYGTSSASRASVSELSPRERSPALKSPLQSVVVRRRSPRPSPLQKSSPPLSNPSQMSSALQSSSTSFQAGSHQSPFDHGSAGLSPTRKSPVCKSPTPISSIYSTSQKEETTAPGGGAFSKRYLEEQKTENGKDKEQKVTNVEKEKTKEKGNFSELGSTDGKAKSDSYASKADSEKGYRGSQSPKRYKFRDDFDKLKVPEFHKESHYGKEETDEQEKKDKAKGRKDSEFDDEPKFMSKVVATSSKSQEEDRPGKWEGVVFLPPGKEKQRKPDEMEEESYSERSKKEERPASKRAEPGHRGFVPEKNFRVTTYKSSQEKSSSPPPRKASEVKEKPGTKVEGLAPGKSSFSITREAQVNIRMDSFDEDLARPSGILAQERKLCRDLVHSNKKEQEFRSIFHHIQSAQSQRSPSELFAQHIVTIVHHVREHHFGSSGMTLNERFTKYLKKGMEQDAAKNKKSPEIHRRIDISPSTFRKHGFSQEETKSSRDPGFKAEGKYKDDPVDLRLDIERRKKHKERDLKRDKSRESVDSRDSSHSRERSTEKTEKSHKGSKKKKHRRVRERSRSSSSSSRSSHSVKAEEYPEETEEREESTTGFDKSRLGTKEFTGPNERGRARGTFFRARGRGWGRGNFSGNNNSNSGGNNDFQKRNRDEEWDPEYTPKSKKYYLHDDREGEGADKWVNRGRGRGAFPRGRGRFMFRKSSTSPKWAHDKFSGEEGEIEDDESGTENREEKDTLQTTAE